A stretch of DNA from Tigriopus californicus strain San Diego chromosome 8, Tcal_SD_v2.1, whole genome shotgun sequence:
GTATAAGTTACTCATTACTTTTTAAGTAACGCTAACGGTAATGccttacttttctgaaaatgtAACGGTATGGTATCGGTTAAGACCCGTTTTTTTTGCCCTCCCGTTACACTtattaatttttcttttttaaacgaataaaagaaaaaatgtgcaaaaatttCCTTCCcgatgtttttttaaaaattccGTTTCAAATGCAGTGACGTatttgctactgatgggatcaaacgaATAATCatgggaggttgcgactagtgttatcaatttacattttctatGACGTCTAGCATTACTGGTTGCATGATGGAAACCCataagttagcctcaaaatttaaccctgattttcctcgCGTCATACCAATGGAATATTTGCCTTAAGTTAACTTTCCaaaccttaaaaaaatgaaatatgcttCAAAACGTTtagtaaaagtgaaaatgattAAAACCAAACTACCCCTTATCCTCGAACCCTTGTATCGCTGTACCCTTGTACCCCCATGTATGAGTATTTGTCATTTCATGtcatatttcttcaaaaatacCGGTATTGGTAACGGtaatgcgttactttttctaaaagaTAACGGCAACGAGTTAATAGTTCTGAAAAGTAACGGTATTGAGCCCAGAAAATTGAAGGGCTTGCTTCAGCACTAACGGCTAATATCTAGCCCGGCACCTATAGGGAAAAATGGTCCGTGACGCCAGAGAGCGCTTGCATCTAGCTTGGTGGCAAAAGCTACAATTTTTAGGCCTAGTGCAAGTAAAAAAGAGACAactcaaaaagagttgcaaactagcaaaaaggctccagaacaatttgaatccagtagttgtggcctgccttcaaagaaagttggagttgatccaaggtaggattaaggcctccattgagcaacagctcattgctctgatgatgagtctgttgagattgacaaggttagtcaagttgagcatttagatgatcttgcagtcacaTATCAAGATATCTTagcggccatcaaggacttgaggctttcaaattctccctgtcctgatggtgtgacatttcaatttctgatgagACGTTCACTGGtacttgctcctgttttctcgtacttgatgcgttgcatcttggaccagggcaagtttccccacttctctgaagttagctcacgttgttccaatttttaaagggggagataagtcgctcccctGGAACTAtagtcaattgcagtgactgCTGAGGCTTAACGtaagttttgagagcaccttcaaatcttcgagaatccaggcttaTGAAGTCCAACTCCCTTCGTAATTCCCTtggatccttcattgttcaattttctgccctcaaatatttgtagggagtAGGTAGGTGTTtatccagtagcaggattaaagtccaacttgaacgagtttttgactaaagttCCTGATCAATGAATAGTTAATTGTGTCACCCTCCTAGTCAATGACGTTTCCATCAGGGCCATTAGGTgcctttttgaacaacagGTCCTGAAGCCCGGAAGCCAGGACTTCATCACGACgcaattcctttttcattcGTGTGGTGCATCATTGGAATGCTCTTCCCCAAGTGATTCGGCTATCAAAAACTCCTTATGCCTTCAAGAACTTGATTGCTACCAAGAGCACTTGATGTATACTTTTCCATTACTaatgtttgcctttttgtATGTGTGTGACATTCATTGGGCTCGGTGCTATACCACTTTTTGGAGGgtaaacttgaattttggtgTCAGCTattatttactttttcttcCACTTATATTATCTCTACCCTAACCTTcgtttcttcatttcatttcctctTTTGTGCCAAAACTCTTGCAAAACATTGCTTTTGAGTGgctttaaacaataaacaataagtGACAACAATTGGACGTATcataatcattcattttgattatacCGGAGATTAAATTCTTTCcagcatttttttggcttgttgaAACTCTCCCCCCCTCAACCCCCTCCCGCCACACACACCTTGATGGTATTCTGCATTCATTGAAACAAATAGACCGATTAGTAACACATTATCAGTATAACGAAGCAACTCTCCACGTATCAGAATATATTCATTTGTAAATGTATATTTCCGAGCCTTACTTATCAAAGAAAGAGACTTCCCAACCATTTATATACGAATCATGCATATTTTAATGAGCTTATCATAACATCCGACATTCAAATAAGGCATGCAGAAGTACTAACAGTAGAGCGTGCTAACTTCAAGATGCATGTCATTGTAGGTTTGCTATTCCTTGACTTGCAATTAAGTGTGTCCTTCAATATTGACACCCAAAGCTGGTTCGCCTTCAGCCCCCCTTCCAATGTTAACGCAAAGACCAGCTTATTCGGTCACAGCGTGGCCTTGGGCCGGGATGTGGCCTTCATTGGGGCACCTCGATATGACACGAGTGGTGGCGTCTTCAAATGCCCATTCCAAGCCAGATCAccattgggagagactaacAACTTAAGCTGCACTCAAATCAATGATAGTAGGTTTGCAGACATTTTCCATAGTTGAGAGGCAACATCAAtccttaaaaaaatgaatggatctTCATTGCCAGATCTGAGTCACAAAACCGCAGATTTCCTGGGAGCGTCAATGACCACTTCGCGACAAGGAGAACTCTTCACTTGCGCACCGAGACAAGGGTCAGATCGATACCTAAACCCCTACAATTCACTTGGAACCTGTTACCGATTTACCGAAGATCGAAATAACTCCCTTCGAGAGTATTTCCGCTTTGATAGAAAATTGTTGGAATTCTCTGACTATGGTTTGTTAACCATAATGGGACATGAACTCACCATGTCCGAGGACGATAGCCTGGTGATTGGGGCACCAATGGCCAGAACCAGAGGTGAGATCAATCCAACCGGTAGCAAGAGATAAGTACATACATCAATGGTTTTTCTAgatttcaattggaaattggaaagaacTGTTGGCTCCATTGTTCGAGCCTCTCCATTCTTTATACCTCGTGCCAAGGAGAGCCCTTGGTCAAGAGTCACCTTATCTAATTTGGGAGACCCACATACTTATGACTTGGCAGGATCAGCCATAGTCAGAGGTAATgatgaataaaaataaataatcaaaaGGCTTGTCACCTTTTAAGTCAGAAAATGTTTTTAGGGAGATACTATTACGATTTTGGACCAAACCATTACGCAGTTGGTGCACCCAAGGCGATTATGATGCGAGGCGCTGTTTTTGTGTGTCCAGATTGTCTAAGCCCACAAAACACCCGCTCTGATAAAGTGCGATTTGACAAACAGGGCTTTTCTTTGGAGGGGTTCCAATTAGGCTCCCGATTCGGACAAACGTTGTGCACATTGGACTTGAATGGAGATGGCTTTGATGACTTGGTGGTGGGTGCTCCTCTTTTTACAACAAAACGTGAGGTAAGTTAAAAATAAAGACTTCACTGTATTCAGATTCACTTGGAACACGCATTGTTTAGAATGAACGAAGAAATACGTCCTCTATTATATATTTTATTAAATACTAGCAAGGAGAGGCGGGCAATGTGTATGTCTATAAGACTAATGTTCGGGGTCACGTCACCACCATGGACCTCATGAACCAAGATCTGCCGAGAAAAGTAGAGAGTGGAGCTAGATTTGGGGCCACTTTGGCCAGTCTTGGAAACTTGGATGGAGATGGTTTGGAGGACTTTGCTGTAGGGGCACCCTACGAAAATGATGGAGCTGGAGCTATTTATGTGTATAGGGGAAGCAGGAGCTTCGTTTTCTCAGGTGAGATTCACAGCCTTTTCGAGCGTTTATGAACCTGCGCTCAATATTTTGACTATTTCCAACCATTTCAGACATCTCTCAAAAGTTGACTCCAGCCGACTTTCCGAGGTTAAACATGGCCAATTTCGGCTTTAGTGCGAATGCCAATCAGGACGTGGATGGTAATGGCAGCCCTGATCTGATCATTGGATCCAGAGGCTCAAGACACACAGTTCTCTTGAGAAGCTTGAAAGTGGAACGAATCGCACCCAGATCCTCGTTTGTGGCGCCAACCAAGGTCAATCCCAAAGATAATTGTGAGTTAACAACGTCACTTGAAtgatcattgttttgactttgaTCTCGTTTTCTTTCTAGTTTTTATGATCAGAGTGATTGCAACCGTAAATCAGGTCCCAACATCAATTTGGAGAGCCCAAATTTGGCTGAATTTTGCAGACGACCGGATTGAAGTGCTGAAGAATAATGCCACGATTGAGTTGAATCGTGTCCAACAAGCGGAAGCATCATTCCGCGTCCAGTCACTGCAgaaagattttgggttggatgATCACTCCACGCCCCGtccaatctttttcaaatgcttcGTGAACTGGGACCTTGATCCCAGTGCTCCGAAAGGATTCCACGTCCCCATCAAAGACCCACTCAATGATCTACTGGAAACCATGTCATTCGAAGTACCCCTGCAGACAGGTGAGTAATATTAATACTTTCGTCACGTCTCACATGTTTCTGACCTTTGTTCTGTAAAGGCTGTGAGGACAACGTTTGTAAATGTTCTGTTGAGTTGAGCAAACCCAATGATATCAACAGAGTGGTGGCCGGTACGGGCAAAGGTCTCGAAGTGACGATGACAATTGTCAATCACGGTTCAGAGCCTTCATATGAAAATAAACTGGAGATCACTTCGGCATATCCTATTCCGTTTCCAAACCATCTCAGGTGTGAAAATTCAACAACTGGGATAAGACCAAGGGTAAGCaagcaaatcaaaagaatTTTATAATAATACCTAtattgcgactcttagtcatgtcatggcgtaaaaatgtAAAGGAAATATGGTGTATAAACATTATACAGACaggaaaatgtattttgaaaatagacaTCAACTGCGGAAAGGAGAGGTTTCCAaaactgttggacactaaccttgccagcccgatagagaggggctcggtttcgcataaaaaatgtgtccatgcattgttggcatattagGGCACGCACAAGTATCGCctgaggaatttggtgaatgtggcatcggcggatttgagggcggattgggcggagttgggaagccaaaggtgtaggccgtagaggaaaattggagattGTGGAATTACCGCGTTTGGTCCACCCcgtcgaatgctttggagaaatagacaaagcatccatacactctcctcttaaTGCTGATGTTTGggtgcacaatttcatagaagagagtagctgccgtggtggttgagcggcttctccggaaaccgaattggaacttgggaaggagatccctatcctcggccaatccgtAGAAGCGGGCACCTAAGAGGGTGAgtatcatcttcaagaaggggttctccagggcggGTGTCCGATGGATGTTTGGAATGTtcctgggccccttcttatggatgaggatgatggctgactccatccatgctggtgggaagaaggaagaatggagggcgaggctgaagagttcttggaggagtggctaGGCTTGGctccggagaagtgaaagttggaaggagAGTGTTACCAAAACCATTCAATGATTCAATGTGTACTAGGCAATGATCAATTAGTTTAAATTCGTTATTTTGTTGCGTCGACCACCAACTATTTGTCGAcctcatgaatttgaatttgtgagCTATAATCATAAAGCCTAAATCCATCGTTTGATCGTNNNNNNNNNNNNNNNNNNNNNNNNNNNNNNNNNNNNATCATAAAGCCTAAGTCCATCATTTGATTGTATTTAAAACGGAGTTTTGGTTGTGATAAAACTTCATTGGTTTTTTAGATTAGTTTNNNNNNNNNNNNNNNNNNNNNNNNNNTGTGATAAAACTTCATTGGTTTTTTAGATTAGTTTCCTTTCTACAAAAATGGAACTCGTAATCATTCGGCCAAGGTCACATTCCTTGTAGGTGGagactttgtttttttgggaGTTAGTTATGTATTATGtgtggcaaatattttttttgcttgagNNNNNNNNNNNNNNNNNNNNNNNNNNNNNNNNNNNNAAAGCTTGCTTGCTCCTTATCACGAATGCCAAGTTTGAGGGATTGGGGCCCAATTACCTCGTGCAAGATTACTCTGTGAAAGATTATCGCCTACCTAATGAGCAATTGCTCACTGAAACTACGCGCTTATTAAAAACTGGACTTTGCCCGTATTCTAACGGAACTACCTGCGAACGAGTATTCTGCCATGACCAGGTTCCGACCTCCTCGAGGATATGCGAAATGCATTTGGCGCTTCATTTGCTCAACATACTGAAATGTGGGCATTGGACCTTTGAAAAGGCGgaagaaaaaatcatcaagaaaagtgaaaagattGTTCCTCTCAAAGCTCTGAAGCGAGCCAAAACTGTGAGGGGGTGTCAGTGGTAATGCGGCTCAAAACTTTGATTGTAAGATCCGAAGATCAGGTCCCGTGGAGTCCGGCTCCAAGGACGCACCAACCATGGCCAATAGGACATTCGCTAAGTGGTTTGATGTTGTAGAAGAGACAGCTCCTTTAGATGGGGTTCAATTTCCGTTCGTCTTCTGCAAAGATTCACAAGGATTTTTCAAATCCATACTTCAAGAACGATTTATAAGGAGCGAACCTTGGGTTCCCTAATGAGAAATTTCTAGCAGTTCTCTTCCACCCTCGATGCCAAGCCCAAGaacttcaattccattcaactTGAGCCCATCCTTCTCAAGTACAAGGACCCGCTCATATCAATCCTCCAAGTATGTACTCTTCCTTAGCTTTACATTCACCTAAGAACGGTGAACGATTGCTACTCTTAGATGATCAAACAGATTCCCCAAACCACATTGTGGCCCAAACGGCTCCATTTACGTGAAGAACATACCATGTTCTGGATTTGAGGGCAATGAGTGCCAGAAATTGCTCCATAATGTCAAAAGTTTGACATagtttgaaatattgaaagaagagagtcAAGAAACCAAGGGTGGAAGGTTCATGCAAGTGTTCCAATCATTCCACAAGCCGAACTTGGAATACTGCAATAAATTAGTTGTATAGTTATATACAATACAATAGTAATAGTTGTAGATATTCCTAACCTTGATGAATGTGTTCGCAAGTTTGGAATGGCTTGGCAGGAGAGGGATATGTCCTTGACAATCAAGGTATATCTCATTCTGGATCACTTGATTCCATTCGTCAAATCTAGAGGTGGTAGGAACATGGAATTGTGCGCTGAGCAGGCGCATGAGAGTCTCCACTCCGAGTTTGACAAGACTTGGGCCAGGTATGTTGTCAAACAAACATCCAATCCCATGTATCCCCATCGTAAACTTGCCAGTATGAACGACTTTCATAATGACCTCACCGGATGAAGAGGTCTTCATTtcacatgattttttttcattccagaTTTATTATACATTTcatggatcaaataaattgcAAGCTTTTGTTGTTGTCCAACCATGTAGTTTTCATTGTGGCCCTAGTTGCTTCTTGTTTAATGACTTTAAGGGAAAGGAGGATATTGAGTCCGAGATACACCTGTCCTTATAAAATCTCGAGCCTAGAAGAATATCAAATTCTTTGGACAAACCAATAGTCGAACAATAAGATTGAGCCTCCTGGACTTCATGGCTTCGAAGAGAAGGTGCTTGGGGGTGCGGGAATAGTTCTTTTGGCCCAAATGGTCGCAAATTGCGCTCCTGATAGTCTTCAGGCCCGCCTCCAGCTCAGGAGTCTTCCAACGCAATGGCTTTTTCTGATCCACAATGATCTTGGCCTTGACTTTGTGTAGCAAGGCCACCTCTGCCAAGACATCTGAAGGTCTCATTCGAGTCCTTGGTGGGTTATCCTATATTATAAcggacaaaaaaatgagctcGCACAACTACGTCCACTTGGGATGTATATTCCTCAgacatttttgttcctttcgTCCGATTGCAGCTTGAGAtaagtcttttttttggtttggtttttcacgggcttttctaaccgcacgagggaatgtaatccccagtactattaaaatgaaaggttttagttcgtctatttattacctttcaatctttatatgatatttggtctaccaacgaatttgagttggcagaccgagctagtccttgaatgtagggttgatctggtatgctatcttgaaaatttgtccaagtctgacttgaaagatgcaaccggatcaacaaggcctacgcattccctacgaatattagcgggaagcaaattaaacaatgaaggagctcgagaaagaagagatgtggacttcattgttcgaactagcctggattctcgaggacttgaaggtgctctcaaaacgcacattaagcctcgacggtcactagaattgaccctaaatcctgggtggggacaaagctcatggatgcttttgaagacctacagtatcagatacctttcgtaattctctgaacactgtacagtcccaacttttttagtctctcccaataggagagctctctcatccctgtgatgttcctagtgaaacatctttggacttttgCGACCCGttttcaaacctgctgaactcattggagcccaaatgggtgaagcatattcaagatgtggctgaacaatcgacttgtacagagccAGCCAGCATCGTGATAATATCTGGcaacttaaacgtgcgatgtatgcaaccacacatttgaaaagctttaccaactttcaacggGATATGCTGaacgaactttccattattttggaggactacatctacatctttcatagatgagacctgctcaatatctttacctccattatctacaagtggagtattcaaaggagttgacccgaaggtcattgagcggaatttcattccgttcagggccatattactcttagtaacccaagaatagattatgtctaggtcctttgcaaggctagtggaatcttggccattcctaccagaaacgaactttgtatcgtcagcatacaaagagagactggcagtaatactaagcttttgaagcggggcaacgaatattataaaaaggagaggctcAAGGATGGGACCCTGGGAAACACCCaccttgacatcatgtatgtcactaagggatccctaGACCTTAAcgatttgcttcctatcataaATGAAATTCCTTATCCAATTGGgaaccttgctttggatccaaatgtcatgaagtcttttaagcaaaaggccatgatctgaagtggagcaatgaggataatgaaaaggaaaggaacaaaaatggagccctgagggacacccaatttgacatcatgtatgtcactaagcgatccctcaaccttaactaattgtttcctaccacaaatgaaacttcttagccaattgagaaccatgccttggatcccaatttcatggagcctgttaactaaaaggccatgatctatcttgtcaaaggccttggcaaagtcgagataaactacatcgactgatgcatggctctccagtccctcaataacctgctctatatgctcaatcagttggctaaccgtgctaaaatgtgctcggaacccatgctggctaggaagaaggacttcatggatatcaagaaattcaaaaagtttgaacttcatgatcttctcaaacaccttcgcaatattcgaagtgagagaaatcggcctgtaatgactggggagcgacttatctccccctttaaaaattggaacaacgtgagctaattttagtgaagatggaaacttgccctgatccaagatgtaacgcatcaagtacgagagaacaggagcaagaacctgtgagcatctcatcggaaactgaaatgtcacaccatcaggacagggagaatttgaaaacctcaagtc
This window harbors:
- the LOC131885569 gene encoding integrin alpha-5-like; its protein translation is MTTSRQGELFTCAPRQGSDRYLNPYNSLGTCYRFTEDRNNSLREYFRFDRKLLEFSDYGLLTIMGHELTMSEDDSLVIGAPMARTRDFNWKLERTVGSIVRASPFFIPRAKESPWSRVTLSNLGDPHTYDLAGSAIVRGRYYYDFGPNHYAVGAPKAIMMRGAVFVCPDCLSPQNTRSDKVRFDKQGFSLEGFQLGSRFGQTLCTLDLNGDGFDDLVVGAPLFTTKREQGEAGNVYVYKTNVRGHVTTMDLMNQDLPRKVESGARFGATLASLGNLDGDGLEDFAVGAPYENDGAGAIYVYRGSRSFVFSDISQKLTPADFPRLNMANFGFSANANQDVDGNGSPDLIIGSRGSRHTVLLRSLKVERIAPRSSFVAPTKVNPKDNFFMIRVIATVNQVPTSIWRAQIWLNFADDRIEVLKNNATIELNRVQQAEASFRVQSLQKDFGLDDHSTPRPIFFKCFVNWDLDPSAPKGFHVPIKDPLNDLLETMSFEVPLQTGCEDNVCKCSVELSKPNDINRVVAGTGKGLEVTMTIVNHGSEPSYENKLEITSAYPIPFPNHLRCENSTTGIRPRASYTHLCNSPRTVAQSERTLSLVFEIQDWTLFIETNDIMVKMKLNHRCNATSQNLQNKLQQTLRFPIEFKSEIITKSLSSNIQTQYNYNSTMTLEFKHVYLLTNIGPSPTNKPFTFDIYVPDNEALDINVLESNFKCLPMTSGLVAGIHPPYTADTKALSCQVETCKVYQCTIPAGMAKDQVESVNLNMAFEAEKAGAFLEGVYKFVVHTAVREQSHNNYEDFVPFTTEFYSLEVMSLTAMIKSNWPHIIGVVVGLILLSVTFMLLCKFKFFSKTRYFKMELEAVENSTRHKKIHESE